The following are encoded together in the Salvia hispanica cultivar TCC Black 2014 chromosome 6, UniMelb_Shisp_WGS_1.0, whole genome shotgun sequence genome:
- the LOC125195506 gene encoding putative F-box protein At5g15660 has translation MDLVVTKRDLFTNLPEELTIDILGRLPSKSIMTCKSVCQSWLDLIEGGRFKTSYTPKSCLSFTSGHMYTVYDDEAKEPLFKICLKFGTSVCFCDVIDSANGLLFVRDFCNILFVANPMTSEYVQLPPPSTTSRPCLFGFGVSRISHQYKILCGQEDSESCHVYTLGGGGSWGSISAPSSPRIRPTPLCDSAAFLNGNLHWLFQGEHLICCFDLETELFTIFSPPPLVPGCKKYHEYRLCALEGQLCLCDCKGGCDVVIWKMNNYGDDNSWVQEYTFHLLPSIAPRFVGLVFPLKLLDNGDLLLTMDRDRDRLYIYSKNTENVAVSNLLQQFEGSYSYIITYTPSFLSLVATGIQNVQSLQVNPPFVPYYLLPRLRRKVKVQRRLIDYI, from the coding sequence ATGGATTTGGTGGTAACGAAGAGAGATTTGTTTACAAATCTGCCGGAAGAGTTGACGATAGACATCTTGGGAAGGCTCCCGAGTAAAAGCATTATGACGTGCAAGTCTGTTTGCCAATCATGGCTCGATTTGATAGAGGGGGGCAGGTTTAAGACCTCGTATACTCCGAAGTCATGCCTCAGTTTCACTTCCGGACACATGTACACGGTCTATGATGACGAGGCCAAAGAGCCACTTTTCAAAATCTGTCTGAAATTTGGAACTAGTGTTTGCTTTTGTGACGTAATTGATTCAGCTAATGGTTTGCTTTTTGTGAGGGATTTTTGCAATATTCTTTTTGTAGCCAATCCAATGACTTCTGAATATGTCCAGCTTCCTCCACCGTCTACTACTAGCCGCCCGTGCTTATTTGGATTCGGAGTGAGCAGAATAAGTCACCAGTATAAGATTTTATGTGGCCAAGAAGATTCCGAGTCATGTCATGTATACACCCTGGGAGGAGGAGGGTCGTGGGGAAGCATCTCAGCACCATCATCACCACGTATACGGCCTACACCACTTTGTGATAGTGCTGCATTTTTAAACGGAAATCTTCATTGGTTGTTTCAAGGGGAACACTTGATTTgttgctttgatcttgaaaccgagctctttactattttttcccCTCCTCCTCTTGTCCCTGGTTGCAAAAAATATCATGAATATCGGCTATGTGCTTTGGAGGGTCAACTGTGTTTATGCGACTGCAAAGGTGGTTGTGATGTTGTTATTTGGAAGATGAATAACTACGGTGATGATAATTCCTGGGTACAAGAATACACCTTTCACTTACTACCAAGTATAGCACCTAGATTTGTTGGACTTGTCTTCCCCCTAAAATTGTTGGACAATGGTGATTTGTTGTTAACAATGGATCGTGATCGAGATCGCTTGTATATCTACTCCAAAAACACTGAAAATGTTGCGGTATCcaatcttcttcaacaatttGAAGGCTCTTATTCCTACATCATTACTTATACTCCAAGTTTTCTTTCGCTCGTGGCTACGGGGATTCAGAATGTTCAATCACTACAAGTAAACCCACCTTTCGTGCCATATTACCTCCTCCCGCGGCTGCGCCGCAAGGTTAAGGTCCAAAGGCGTTTGATAGACTATATTTGA
- the LOC125195507 gene encoding heat stress transcription factor A-4a-like, with translation MEGINGSSGSPAPFLLKTYEMVDDSLTNAVVSWNKLQISCHCLVFKLGNESICWLKQERVSLETEVERYRQENRGYEHELRSLGQTLHTIDQRQRQLLDNLAHLLQSPSLIDQSESPNKKRRMLALHYFKDEAMLIEDNPSPSSPPLLDLKQVEKLDSSLTFWEKFIHEIDQIPSDSPSSSPMESDINNIIPGSPCSASSAYIESPAISSIRIDPDSRPSGVDINISPAKTPDARSAEARHGSQSVPANDVFWQQFLTEAPVQPDPSRFAEEHKPWWIVDGLNQHMIHLTEGERI, from the exons ATGGAAGGAATAAATGGAAGCTCTGGTTCACCTGCACCATTTCTGTTGAAAACATATGAAATGGTGGATGATTCTCTGACTAATGCAGTGGTGTCTTGGA ACAAATTGCAAATTTCATGTCATTGTTTGGTGTTTAAACTTGGCAATGAATCGATATGTTGGCTGAAGCAAGAAAGAGTCTCCCTCGAGACAGAGGTGGAGAGGTACAGACAGGAAAATCGAGGCTACGAGCACGAGCTGAGATCACTGGGGCAGACATTGCACACCATTGACCAAAGGCAGCGGCAGCTGTTGGATAACTTGGCTCATCTCCTGCAGAGCCCGAGTTTGATAGACCAATCCGAATCTCCGAACAAGAAGAGACGGATGCTTGCTCTGCACTACTTCAAAGACGAAGCCATGTTGATCGAAGACAATCCAAGCCCTTCATCTCCCCCACTGTTGGACTTGAAGCAAGTCGAGAAGCTCGACTCGTCTCTCACTTTCTGGGAGAAATTCATTCACGAGATCGACCAAATCCCCTCAGATTCCCCGTCCTCCTCGCCTATGGAGTCTGACATCAATAACATTATCCCGGGATCGCCTTGCTCTGCATCCTCGGCCTATATCGAAAGCCCTGCAATATCATCCATCCGAATCGATCCTGACTCGAGACCATCAGGAGTCGACATCAACATAAGTCCGGCCAAAACCCCAGATGCTAGATCAGCTGAAGCTCGACACGGGAGTCAGTCTGTGCCGGCTAATGATGTGTTCTGGCAACAGTTTCTGACGGAGGCTCCCGTGCAGCCGGATCCTAGTAGATTCGCGGAGGAACACAAGCCTTGGTGGATTGTGGATGGCCTTAACCAACACATGATCCATCTCACTGAAGGTGAGAGGATCTGA
- the LOC125195508 gene encoding putative F-box protein At3g16210, whose translation MVEKKEDMDLPRDICIDILKRLPIRDVLSCKCVCKLLRDLIKSDDFAALYTPEPGLAFAHRDKGYIVTDEACRPLSRFVLSPSNHDSGNAVLDSTDGLILIWEGGELLFICNPMTGEYVQLPPSPLSGFIYGFGLSRLSRQYKILSGAEGSRSCYVYILERGKSGLWRSVAPEAPGIPIFPSDIAAFLNGNLHWLASKSGENFFVCCFDLETELCSGFSLPDRDYNDDYNHEYHLRTLESRLCLCDAVDEHLGVAIWWMDDYGDDNSWVKVYSIHRLEVSPTIYGVVYPLRVFANGDLL comes from the exons ATGGTAGAAAAGAAGGAAGATATGGATTTACCGCGAGATATATGCATAGATATCCTAAAAAGACTCCCGATTAGAGATGTCTTGAGTTGCAAGTGCGTTTGTAAATTATTGCGTGATCTGATAAAAAGTGATGACTTTGCGGCGTTGTATACTCCAGAGCCAGGTCTAGCCTTCGCTCATCGAGACAAGGGGTACATAGTCACTGATGAGGCATGCCGGCCCCTTTCCCGATTTGTCTTGTCTCCTAGCAATCATGATTCGGGTAATGCTGTACTTGATTCGACTGATGGTTTGATTTTGATATGGGAAGGCGGTGAACTTCTTTTCATATGCAATCCAATGACTGGTGAATATGTCCAGCTTCCTCCATCGCCTCTAAGTGGGTTCATATATGGATTTGGACTGAGCAGATTAAGTCggcaatataaaattttatctggTGCGGAAGGATCAAGGTCATGCTATGTGTACATTctagaaagaggaaaaagcgGGTTGTGGAGAAGCGTCGCACCGGAAGCACCAGGCATCCCTATATTTCCTAGTGATATTGCGGCATTTTTGAACGGAAATCTTCATTGGTTGGCATCCAAGTCCGGGGAgaatttctttgtttgttgctttgatcttgaaacaGAGCTCTGTAGTGGTTTTTCTCTTCCTGATCGTGATTACAATGACGACTATAATCACGAATATCACCTACGTACTTTGGAGAGTCGACTATGTTTATGCGATGCGGTAGATGAGCATCTCGGTGTTGCTATTTGGTGGATGGACGATTATGGAGATGATAATTCTTGGGTTAAAGTATATTCAATCCACCGACTCGAAGTTTCTCCAACTATCTATGGAGTTGTTTACCCGCTCAGAGTTTTTGCAAATGGTGACTTATT gTAG
- the LOC125193301 gene encoding cytochrome P450 72A225-like: MEVLYSIVVLFSAVFISYNAWKFLKRAWFEPRKVEQRLRQQGFSGNSYRFMVGDSKEMAAMTKEALSKPIPFSNDIAPRVIPFIHHSLVKYGENCFMWFGSNPAIVISDHQMIKEIMSKNYVFLKTSSPLEKLLTRGLATYEADKWAKHRRLLNPAFHLEKLKLMLPSMYLSCGDMLSKLDKMVPSDGGCEVDVWTHLQALTSDVISRTAFGSSYEEGRKIFELQKEQGTLLLKAAQMLYFPGWRFLPTKTNRRMAQIAKEVDSLILGIINKRKQLAEAGEITESTDLLGLMLESNFNENGEKIEMSLRDLIDECKLFYIAGQESTASLLTWTMILLSKHPDWQARARDEVMQVLGTNEPDFHELNRLQIVTMIFHEVLRLYPGAVLLSRTIRDETRLGDLALPAGVSIFLATLPLQHDCEIWGEDANEFNPERFGEGVSKATKGRLVYFPFGGGPRICIGQNFALLEAKMALALILKRYWFELSPSYAHAPNMVLSLHPQHGAPLILHRIL, encoded by the exons ATGGAAGTATTATACAGCATAGTTGTGCTATTCAGTGCTGTTTTCATCTCATATAACGCGTGGAAATTCTTGAAGCGGGCTTGGTTTGAGCCGAGAAAGGTCGAACAACGCCTGAGGCAGCAAGGTTTCAGTGGAAACAGCTACAGATTTATGGTTGGCGACTCCAAAGAAATGGCTGCCATGACTAAAGAAGCTCTCTCCAAGCCTATCCCTTTCTCCAACGATATCGCGCCTCGGGTCATCCCCTTCATCCATCACTCCCTTGTCAAATACG GGGAAAATTGCTTCATGTGGTTTGGCTCAAATCCTGCAATAGTCATCTCCGATCACCAAATGATAAAAGAGATTATGTCGAAGAATTATGTTTTCCTGAAGACTTCTAGTCCGCTAGAGAAGCTTCTAACACGAGGCCTTGCAACGTACGAAGCAGACAAATGGGCTAAGCACAGAAGGCTGCTAAATCCTGCTTTTCATCTTGAAAAACTGAAG CTGATGCTTCCCTCGATGTACTTGAGCTGCGGTGACATGTTGAGCAAATTGGACAAGATGGTACCGAGTGATGGAGGATGCGAAGTGGATGTGTGGACTCATCTTCAAGCTCTAACGAGTGATGTGATCTCGCGCACTGCGTTTGGGAGCAGCTACGAAGAAGGGAGGAAGATATTTGAGCTTCAGAAAGAGCAGGGCACGCTCTTGCTGAAGGCGGCTCAAATGCTTTACTTCCCTGGTTGGAG ATTTTTGCCAACAAAAACTAACAGAAGGATGGCACAAATTGCCAAGGAAGTTGACTCATTAATTCTAGGCATCATCAATAAAAGAAAGCAATTGGCAGAAGCAGGGGAAATAACAGAGTCCACTGACTTGCTAGGACTAATGTTGGAGTCCAATTTCAATGAAAATGGTGAAAAGATAGAAATGAGCTTGAGAGACTTGATTGATGAATGCAAACTCTTCTACATAGCCGGGCAGGAGTCAACAGCGTCCCTGCTCACGTGGACCATGATCCTGCTGAGCAAGCACCCGGACTGGCAGGCCCGTGCCAGAGACGAGGTCATGCAAGTTCTTGGCACCAACGAGCCGGATTTCCATGAGCTGAACCGGCTGCAGATTGTGACAATGATCTTTCACGAGGTTCTGAGATTGTACCCGGGGGCAGTTTTGCTGAGTCGAACCATCCGTGATGAGACGAGGCTAGGGGATTTAGCCCTGCCCGCGGGCGTGAGCATCTTCCTAGCTACGCTTCCGCTGCAGCATGACTGCGAGATATGGGGCGAGGACGCGAATGAGTTTAATCCGGAGAGGTTTGGCGAAGGCGTCTCCAAGGCGACGAAAGGGAGGCTCGTCTACTTTCCGTTTGGTGGAGGCCCGAGGATATGCATTGGGCAGAACTTTGCTTTGCTAGAAGCTAAAATGGCGCTGGCCCTCATCTTGAAACGGTATTGGTTCGAGCTTTCTCCATCGTATGCACACGCCCCGAATATGGTACTGTCGCTTCATCCTCAGCATGGTGCACCGTTGATCCTGCACCGGATCCTTTAG
- the LOC125195509 gene encoding putative late blight resistance protein homolog R1A-3 encodes MAIPDVVGLNQDLIKIADRLTGGPSHLQVIPIVGMGGIGKTTLAKNVYHHPLTTDAFMVRAWVTVSQDYKPQSIYTALLACFKQVENESSGQEKVHKFLKGRKYLIVLDDLWSHGAWDDASICLPDDGNGSRVVITTRLVDVATYAGSSSDVHRMRFMGWDESWDLLKKKVFPSSDCPSYLVHIGMKISRRCGGLPLAVVLVAGMLSTVLKTGFS; translated from the exons ATGGCCATCCCCGATGTCGTCGGCCTTAACCAGGACCTGATCAAAATCGCCGATAGGCTCACCGGAGGGCCATCCCACCTTCAGGTTATCCCAATCGTGGGGATGGGAGGAATCGGGAAGACCACACTGGCCAAGAATGTTTATCACCATCCGTTGACCACGGATGCTTTCATGGTTAGGGCTTGGGTGACTGTATCACAAGATTACAAGCCCCAGAGTATTTATACCGCCCTCCTAGCTTGCTTTAAACAAGTGGAAAATGAGAGCTCTGGGCAGGAAAAGGTTCACAAATTCTTGAAGGGCAGGAAGTACCTCATCGTGTTGGATGATTTATGGAGCCATGGTGCTTGGGATGATGCTAGCATTTGTCTTCCGGATGACGGAAACGGGAGCCGAGTCGTTATAACCACGAGGTTAGTGGATGTGGCTACTTATGCCGGCTCTTCCAGCGACGTTCATCGCATGCGTTTCATGGGCTGGGACGAAAGCTGGGATCTGCTCAAGAAGAAAGTGTTTCCCAGTAGTGATTGTCCATCTTATTTGGTGCACATTGGAATGAAGATCTCAAGAAGGTGCGGTGGATTGCCACTTGCAGTTGTGCTAGTTGCAG GCATGTTGTCCACGGTGTTGAAGACTGGATTCTCATAG
- the LOC125196006 gene encoding cytochrome P450 72A225-like, giving the protein MSLRDLIDECKLFYIAGQESTASLLTWTMILLSKHPDWQARARDEVMQVLGTNEPDFQELNRLQIVTMIFHEVLRLYPGAVLLSRTIRDETRLGDLALPAGVSIFLATLPLQHDCEIWGEDANEFNPERFGEGVSKATKGRLVYFPFGGGPRICIGQNFALLEAKMALALVLKRYWFELSPSYAHAPNMVLSLHPQHGAPLILHRIL; this is encoded by the coding sequence ATGAGCTTGAGAGACTTGATTGATGAGTGCAAACTCTTCTACATAGCCGGGCAGGAGTCCACAGCGTCCCTGCTCACGTGGACCATGATCCTGCTGAGCAAGCACCCGGACTGGCAGGCCCGTGCCAGAGACGAGGTCATGCAAGTTCTTGGCACGAACGAACCGGATTTCCAAGAGCTGAACCGGCTGCAGATTGTGACAATGATCTTCCACGAGGTTCTGAGATTGTACCCGGGGGCAGTTTTGCTGAGTCGAACCATCCGTGATGAGACGAGGCTAGGGGATTTAGCCCTGCCCGCGGGCGTGAGCATCTTCCTAGCCACGCTTCCGCTGCAGCATGACTGCGAGATATGGGGCGAGGACGCGAATGAGTTTAATCCGGAGAGGTTTGGCGAAGGCGTCTCCAAGGCGACGAAAGGGAGGCTCGTCTACTTTCCGTTTGGTGGAGGCCCGAGGATATGCATCGGGCAGAACTTTGCTTTGCTAGAAGCGAAAATGGCGCTGGCCCTCGTATTGAAACGGTATTGGTTCGAGCTTTCTCCATCGTATGCACACGCCCCGAATATGGTACTGTCGCTTCATCCTCAGCATGGTGCACCGTTGATCCTGCACCGGATCCTTTAG
- the LOC125191758 gene encoding cytochrome P450 CYP72A219-like, producing MEVHFQILIACVILIVSAHTWKILNSMYFKPKRLEKLLRSQGFKGNPYRFPYGDLKEYGQALQQLMSKPLSLDDDIKPRAMTFAFNTMKKHGNESFFWQGPKPSVIITDIALIKEVTQKHNVFSKPTTPNPLTSLFAPGVVTLEKEKWAKHRKIINPAFHIEKLKLMVPAFNLSCEDVLSEIENKMSPEGVCDLDFWPYLENITSDAISRTAFGSSYEEGRKIFELQKEQADHVLACLRTIYFPGSRFLPTKRNNRMKEIESQVRPIVRTLIDKRMNAIKAGEAINPDLLGMLLESNFQEIEQHGNKSFGMTIDEIIEECKVFYFAGQETTSTLLSWTFVLLSKHQEWQKRARDEIYHVFGKEKPNYEGLSQLKTVSMILFEVLRFYPPVVALLRHVTEEIKLGKYTLPKDIGVNIPVMWLHHSREFWGDDAMEFNPERFSDGVAKATKGGLFCPFGWGPRICLGQNFAMVEAKAVLSMILQRFTIELSSSYTHAPRLIFTLQPQHGLHLTLRRI from the exons ATGGAAGTCCATTTCCAAATACTCATAGCTTGTGTCATCTTGATTGTCTCAGCACACACATGGAAGATACTAAACTCGATGTATTTCAAGCCGAAACGTCTAGAAAAACTCCTGAGAAGCCAAGGTTTCAAAGGAAACCCTTACCGATTTCCCTATGGAGACTTGAAAGAGTATGGACAAGCCCTTCAACAACTCATGTCCAAACCCCTCAGTTTGGATGATGATATAAAGCCAAGAGCCATGACTTTTGCCTTCAACACAATGAAAAAGCATG GGAATGAGTCATTCTTCTGGCAAGGGCCAAAGCCTTCGGTGATCATCACGGACATCGCCCTAATAAAGGAGGTGACGCAGAAGCACAATGTGTTCTCTAAGCCGACGACACCAAATCCGCTCACCAGCTTGTTCGCGCCGGGGGTGGTGACACTGGAGAAGGAAAAATGGGCTAAGCATAGGAAAATCATCAATCCGGCTTTCCACATTGAGAAATTAAAG CTGATGGTGCCTGCCTTCAACCTGAGCTGCGAGGACGTTCTGTCCGAAATCGAGAACAAAATGTCGCCGGAAGGAGTGTGCGACCTCGACTTCTGGCCATACCTCGAAAATATAACCAGCGACGCCATTTCAAGAACTGCATTCGGCAGCAGCTACGAAGAAGGTCGGAAAATCTTCGAGTTACAAAAGGAACAAGCCGACCATGTTCTAGCCTGCCTGCGTACAATATATTTCCCAGGATCACG GTTTCTTCCAACCAAAAGGAACAACAGAATGAAGGAGATCGAAAGCCAGGTCCGTCCCATCGTCCGTACCCTCATCGACAAGAGGATGAACGCCATCAAAGCCGGAGAAGCCATCAACCCGGACTTGCTTGGGATGCTCTTGGAGTCCAACTTTCAAGAAATCGAACAGCACGGCAACAAGAGCTTCGGAATGACCATCGATGAGATCATCGAAGAATGCAAAGTCTTCTACTTCGCGGGGCAGGAGACGACCTCGACGTTGCTTTCGTGGACATTCGTTCTGCTGAGCAAGCATCAAGAATGGCAGAAGAGAGCCAGAGACGAGATTTATCATGTCTTTGGCAAAGAGAAGCCAAACTATGAGGGATTGAGCCAGCTCAAGACGGTGTCGATGATACTATTCGAGGTGCTGCGGTTTTACCCGCCCGTGGTGGCTCTGCTCCGGCACGTTACGGAGGAGATCAAGCTGGGGAAATACACTCTGCCTAAGGATATTGGTGTTAACATTCCGGTGATGTGGTTGCATCACAGCCGCGAGTTTTGGGGGGATGACGCGATGGAGTTCAACCCGGAGAGGTTTAGCGATGGGGTGGCAAAGGCGACGAAGGGCGGCTTGTTCTGCCCCTTTGGCTGGGGGCCGAGGATATGCCTCGGGCAGAACTTCGCGATGGTGGAGGCGAAGGCGGTGCTGTCGATGATCTTGCAGCGTTTCACCATCGAGCTGTCGTCCTCGTACACGCACGCCCCTCGGCTCATCTTCACGTTGCAGCCTCAGCACGGCCTGCACTTGACTCTGCGCCGTATCTAG